A stretch of Halocalculus aciditolerans DNA encodes these proteins:
- a CDS encoding glutathione S-transferase family protein: MGRMIDGEWHTDAEQLSKSERGEFQRDQTSFRDWIRGTRRGPDDVVEDGPEPEAGRYHLYVSYACPWAHRVLLTRALKGLEDAIDVSVVDPVRVDQGWEFDAEKPGTTPDKLFGSDYLREVYARADPDYTGRVTVPVLYDTAEDAIVNNESAEIMRMLDTAFDDYAENDVDLYPEGYREEVDDLIERIYDPINNGVYKAGFAGTQDAYEDAVTDLFDALTEWDATLGTQRFLAGDRLTEADLAMFTTLYRFDEVYHTHFKCNHREITDYDHLWGYLRDLCNLPGVEATCDMHHVKEHYYRSHTDLNPKGIVPIGPDPDFFAPHTRDDLPGDLPDALRTP; this comes from the coding sequence ATGGGTCGCATGATCGACGGGGAGTGGCATACGGACGCAGAACAGCTGTCGAAGAGCGAGCGCGGCGAGTTCCAGCGCGACCAGACGTCCTTCCGCGACTGGATTCGGGGGACGCGACGCGGCCCCGACGACGTCGTCGAGGACGGCCCGGAACCGGAGGCGGGCCGCTACCACCTCTACGTCTCCTACGCGTGCCCGTGGGCGCACCGCGTCCTCCTGACGCGCGCCCTGAAGGGCCTGGAGGACGCCATCGACGTCTCCGTCGTCGACCCCGTTCGCGTCGACCAGGGCTGGGAGTTCGACGCCGAAAAGCCCGGCACGACGCCGGACAAACTCTTCGGGAGCGACTACCTCCGCGAGGTCTACGCGCGCGCCGACCCCGACTACACGGGTCGCGTCACCGTCCCCGTCCTCTACGACACCGCCGAGGACGCCATCGTGAACAACGAGTCCGCGGAGATCATGCGGATGCTCGACACCGCCTTCGACGACTACGCGGAGAACGACGTGGACCTCTACCCCGAAGGCTACCGAGAGGAGGTCGACGACCTCATCGAGCGCATCTACGATCCGATCAACAACGGCGTCTACAAGGCGGGGTTCGCGGGCACGCAGGACGCCTACGAGGACGCCGTGACCGACCTCTTCGACGCGCTCACGGAGTGGGACGCGACGCTCGGCACGCAGCGCTTCCTCGCCGGCGACCGGCTCACCGAAGCCGACCTCGCGATGTTCACGACGCTCTACCGCTTCGACGAAGTCTACCACACCCACTTCAAGTGCAACCACCGCGAGATAACCGACTACGACCACCTCTGGGGCTACCTCCGCGACCTCTGCAACCTCCCCGGCGTCGAGGCGACCTGCGACATGCATCACGTCAAAGAGCACTACTACCGGAGTCACACGGACCTGAACCCGAAGGGCATCGTCCCCATCGGCCCCGACCCGGACTTCTTCGCGCCGCACACCCGCGACGACCTCCCCGGCGACCTCCCCGACGCGCTCCGGACGCCGTAA
- a CDS encoding WD40/YVTN/BNR-like repeat-containing protein, which translates to MALSRRAFVKTVGLAGAAGGGVVASTSLQGGETKNGWQTVDSTVEGTLYDTVMSTAGPVAVGGDGVVLLREPGGWRPILEHGPHVAGNGLLAADRTDDRSAVWFVGGGGAVGRYDVRSKTLIDFSAPGGKTSSWADLSVVGSAGDERVFLINGSGEFVAGDFYDGGVDWSDVLQTDAKGVSEEQGIPEDEPGSGSSALGLDFATSNVGFACDTTSGVYRTTNAGQSWQKIGIEDAQVGFQDVAALPNGRVVVAGGGGLLYSYNGSSWRKQQIGDDNIYALETGTRTVASGANGVVYEKGSSGWESTQTSTSSALYGMAYDRTGNYPDIAVGDSGVIVESGDYQGSLPNTIELTGAQDTSTSYRFSVTDVVARGPNTENAKVEEGHVASGVVGGDTDTFGFSGDISTFAVTGGDPDNLTVTVNGAKRSASSLGTATWEAMDVPFDGALYDVVNAGDDSYAGGEGGTFLHRTTDDGDAWEVVETGGPRGSGDAVRKLAASTDGNVVWAAGESGSLGRYTVTASTGDSGSRPKDGFDDHSQPEGHAGGWTALAVAGDAGNERVVVAGQSGGVYTGTYASGNDGVSWHATRITGGVAVTALDMETPQNGYLADENGDIYHTTDGGRNWDRIGIDGGDADITDLAVLGPEEIYASAGDGTVIRYNGRVWTKRFAGASGLNAVDAHDGDLIAAGASGKIYAKGTWQWEPQPTPTQASLHGIAVGHDNAPTLVSGGGGTVLRRHTNK; encoded by the coding sequence ATGGCGCTCTCCCGCCGCGCGTTCGTGAAGACCGTCGGCCTCGCCGGGGCGGCGGGCGGCGGCGTCGTCGCTTCCACCTCGCTGCAGGGCGGCGAGACGAAGAACGGCTGGCAGACCGTCGACTCGACGGTCGAAGGCACGCTCTACGACACCGTCATGTCCACCGCCGGCCCGGTCGCGGTCGGCGGCGACGGCGTCGTCCTCCTCCGCGAGCCCGGCGGCTGGCGGCCGATTCTCGAACACGGCCCGCACGTCGCCGGAAACGGCCTGCTCGCCGCGGACAGAACGGACGACCGCTCCGCGGTCTGGTTCGTCGGCGGCGGCGGCGCGGTCGGCCGCTACGACGTGCGTTCGAAGACGCTCATCGACTTCTCCGCGCCCGGCGGGAAGACGAGCTCGTGGGCGGACCTCTCCGTCGTCGGCTCCGCCGGCGACGAACGCGTCTTCCTCATCAACGGCTCCGGCGAGTTCGTCGCCGGCGACTTCTACGACGGCGGCGTCGACTGGAGCGACGTCCTCCAGACGGACGCGAAAGGCGTCTCCGAAGAGCAGGGCATCCCCGAGGACGAACCCGGCTCCGGCTCCTCCGCGCTCGGCCTCGACTTCGCCACCTCGAACGTCGGGTTCGCCTGCGACACGACGAGCGGCGTCTACCGCACGACGAACGCCGGGCAGTCCTGGCAGAAAATCGGCATCGAGGACGCCCAGGTCGGCTTCCAGGACGTCGCCGCGCTCCCGAACGGCCGCGTCGTCGTCGCCGGCGGCGGCGGCCTCCTCTACAGTTATAACGGGTCGTCCTGGCGGAAACAGCAGATCGGCGACGACAACATCTACGCGCTGGAGACGGGGACGCGGACGGTCGCGTCCGGCGCGAACGGCGTCGTCTACGAGAAGGGGAGCTCCGGCTGGGAGTCGACGCAGACCTCGACGTCGAGCGCGCTCTACGGCATGGCGTACGACCGCACGGGCAACTACCCCGACATCGCCGTCGGCGACTCCGGCGTCATCGTCGAATCCGGCGACTACCAGGGGTCGCTCCCGAACACCATCGAACTCACCGGAGCGCAGGACACCTCGACGAGCTACAGGTTCAGCGTCACGGACGTCGTCGCGCGCGGCCCGAACACGGAGAACGCGAAGGTCGAGGAGGGCCACGTTGCGAGCGGCGTCGTCGGCGGCGACACCGACACCTTCGGCTTCTCCGGCGACATCTCGACGTTCGCCGTCACCGGCGGCGACCCCGACAACCTCACCGTCACGGTGAACGGCGCGAAACGCTCGGCGTCCTCGCTCGGCACAGCGACGTGGGAGGCGATGGACGTCCCGTTCGACGGCGCGCTCTACGACGTCGTGAACGCCGGCGACGACTCCTACGCCGGCGGCGAAGGCGGGACGTTTCTCCACCGAACCACCGACGATGGCGACGCCTGGGAGGTCGTGGAGACGGGCGGGCCGCGCGGGAGCGGCGACGCCGTCCGAAAGCTCGCCGCGTCGACCGACGGGAACGTCGTCTGGGCGGCCGGCGAATCCGGGTCGCTCGGCCGCTACACCGTCACCGCATCCACCGGCGACTCCGGCTCGCGGCCGAAGGACGGCTTCGACGACCACTCACAGCCCGAGGGACACGCGGGCGGGTGGACGGCGCTCGCCGTCGCGGGCGACGCCGGGAACGAACGCGTCGTCGTCGCCGGCCAGTCCGGCGGCGTCTACACCGGCACGTACGCCAGCGGGAACGACGGCGTCTCCTGGCACGCCACCCGCATCACCGGCGGCGTCGCCGTCACCGCCCTCGACATGGAAACCCCGCAGAACGGCTACCTCGCCGACGAGAACGGCGACATCTACCACACGACCGACGGCGGCCGGAACTGGGACCGCATCGGCATTGATGGTGGTGACGCCGACATCACCGACCTCGCCGTCCTCGGCCCCGAGGAAATCTACGCCAGCGCCGGCGACGGCACCGTCATCCGCTACAACGGCCGCGTGTGGACGAAGCGCTTCGCCGGCGCGAGCGGCCTGAACGCCGTCGACGCCCACGACGGCGACCTCATCGCCGCCGGCGCGAGCGGGAAAATCTACGCCAAAGGCACCTGGCAGTGGGAACCCCAGCCGACGCCCACGCAGGCCAGCCTCCACGGCATCGCCGTCGGCCACGACAACGCCCCGACGCTCGTCTCCGGCGGCGGCGGCACCGTCCTCCGACGACACACCAACAAGTGA